In a genomic window of Littorina saxatilis isolate snail1 linkage group LG6, US_GU_Lsax_2.0, whole genome shotgun sequence:
- the LOC138967965 gene encoding uncharacterized protein, with translation MSHRATFEALDRTLQDLRKNDTLMGGVTIVLAGDFRQTLPVIPRGTKADQLQACVKSSYLWKHTQRLSLKTNMRVYLTGDASAGQFAENLLSLGNGDLTPDGEDGSVSLDHIGQPVTTLSKLKYAVFPLLGDFFRDRSLQEYLHMNSTSNWVHQSC, from the exons ATGTCCCATAGAGCCACTTTTGAGGCGCTAGACCGAACTCTACAGGACCTCAGAAAAAATGACACTCTCATGGGAGGAGTGACGATTGTGTTGGCCGGCGACTTCAGACAAACTCTGCCAGTTATTCCGCGTGGAACAAAGGCCGACCAGTTGCAAGCCTGTGTGAAATCGTCGTACCTCTGGAAACACACTCAACGTCTCAGCCTCAAGACCAACATGAGAGTGTACCTGACGGGGGATGCCTCAGCTGGACAGTTTGCTGAAAACCTCCTCAGTCTGGGAAACGGCGACTTGACACCTGATGGAGAAGATGGAAGTGTCTCTCTCGACCACATAGGGCAACCAGTCACCACCCTGTCCAAGCTTAAATATGCCGTCTTCCCTCTTCTTGGCGACTTCTTCCGTGACCGCAG CCTGCAGGAGTACCTCCACATGAACTCAACCTCAAACTGGGTACACCAGTCATGCTGA